The following proteins are encoded in a genomic region of Enterocloster clostridioformis:
- a CDS encoding carbohydrate ABC transporter permease, with protein MKSDSLLKKAGPYGYILPALLVFAVFLFYPFFKTIYLSLYKTNKMGQAKLFVGLGNYVELFKSASFYNSLAVTFLFVAIVVVGSMALGLLAAVLCNKAFPGIRIFSTAYALPMAIASSSAAMIFKIMLHPSIGIMNKLLGLNINWINAPKYALVCVALLTAWLNSGINFLYFSAGLSNIDDTIYERASVDGANGIQKFLRLTLPGLSPIMFYTIVVNIIQAFQSFGQVKILTQGGPGESTNLIVYSIYRDAFFNYRFGSAAAQSVILFAIIMVMTLLMFKAEKKGVSY; from the coding sequence ATGAAATCAGATTCATTATTAAAAAAGGCAGGGCCTTATGGATATATTTTACCGGCCCTCCTGGTGTTTGCCGTATTCCTGTTTTACCCGTTTTTCAAGACCATTTACCTGAGTCTTTATAAGACAAATAAAATGGGGCAGGCCAAGCTGTTTGTGGGACTGGGCAACTATGTGGAGCTGTTCAAGTCGGCTTCCTTTTATAACAGTCTGGCAGTGACCTTCCTGTTCGTGGCAATCGTGGTGGTGGGAAGCATGGCCCTGGGACTCCTGGCAGCTGTACTGTGCAATAAGGCATTTCCGGGAATCCGTATATTCAGCACGGCGTATGCTCTGCCCATGGCCATCGCGTCCAGTTCCGCGGCCATGATATTTAAAATCATGCTTCATCCTTCCATCGGCATTATGAACAAGCTGCTGGGACTCAATATCAATTGGATCAATGCTCCCAAATACGCGCTTGTATGTGTGGCTCTGCTGACAGCCTGGCTTAACAGTGGAATCAACTTCCTGTATTTCAGCGCCGGACTCAGCAATATTGATGATACCATCTACGAGAGGGCATCCGTGGATGGGGCTAACGGGATTCAGAAATTTCTCCGGCTGACGCTGCCGGGCCTCAGCCCAATCATGTTTTATACCATCGTAGTGAATATCATACAGGCATTCCAGTCCTTTGGTCAGGTGAAGATACTGACCCAGGGCGGACCGGGGGAATCCACAAATCTGATTGTGTACTCCATTTACAGGGATGCGTTTTTTAACTACAGGTTTGGCAGCGCGGCGGCGCAGTCCGTCATACTGTTTGCCATCATCATGGTCATGACGCTTTTGATGTTTAAGGCAGAGAAGAAAGGAGTCAGCTATTAA
- a CDS encoding carbohydrate ABC transporter permease: protein MEQTLAIKGRGRVSREEIIKIQEEANRKAMTVRRVRTGALIAANVLVSLFILLPLLYAVSVAFMPPGELFTTEMNLVPRQPTLDNFRQALVKIPLVRFVCNSFITAGLITVGQIISCSLAAFSFSFLEFKGKNVLFMLVMATMMIPGEATIISNYLTVSQWNWLDSYQVLIVPYLTSAMGIFLFRQFYKSFPISLYESAKIDGCGNLRFIFCILLPLTKSAIGAMAVYTFINAWNMYMWPLLVTGSNEMRTVQIGISMLNSVDAQSITLMIAGVVMIILPSISIFILGQKQLIRGMFSGAVKG, encoded by the coding sequence ATGGAACAGACACTGGCCATAAAGGGCCGCGGCAGGGTCAGCCGCGAGGAAATCATTAAAATACAGGAGGAAGCCAACCGAAAAGCCATGACTGTAAGGAGAGTCAGGACCGGAGCCCTGATTGCTGCCAATGTGCTGGTATCCCTTTTCATTCTTCTGCCGCTGCTGTATGCGGTCAGCGTGGCATTCATGCCGCCTGGCGAACTGTTCACCACGGAAATGAATCTGGTGCCCAGGCAGCCCACGTTGGACAATTTCAGGCAGGCCCTGGTGAAAATACCGCTGGTGAGGTTTGTGTGCAACTCCTTTATCACAGCCGGACTGATAACAGTGGGACAGATTATTTCCTGTTCCCTGGCAGCGTTTTCCTTCTCCTTCCTGGAGTTTAAGGGCAAAAACGTACTTTTCATGCTGGTAATGGCCACCATGATGATTCCGGGAGAGGCCACCATCATATCAAATTATCTGACGGTGAGTCAGTGGAACTGGCTGGATTCCTATCAGGTGCTGATTGTGCCCTATCTTACGTCGGCAATGGGAATCTTTCTGTTCCGGCAGTTTTATAAATCATTTCCCATCTCTTTGTACGAGTCCGCAAAGATAGACGGCTGCGGAAATCTCAGGTTCATTTTTTGCATCCTGCTTCCGCTTACAAAGTCGGCCATCGGGGCCATGGCGGTGTATACCTTTATCAATGCCTGGAACATGTATATGTGGCCTTTGCTGGTGACCGGATCCAACGAAATGAGAACCGTGCAAATTGGTATCAGCATGTTAAACAGCGTGGACGCCCAGTCCATTACCTTGATGATTGCAGGCGTGGTTATGATAATCCTGCCGTCCATTTCCATCTTTATATTGGGACAGAAACAGCTGATACGGGGCATGTTCTCAGGAGCAGTAAAAGGTTAG
- a CDS encoding ABC transporter substrate-binding protein: MKKRLIGYAAALLAVSMLAGCGAPAAGTGAAADPGSRSGASQPGTSQADGSQAGTSQADGSQTDAFQNAGAEGASITFWHSMGGVNGEALEYLVNKFNSENTMGIQVEAQYQGEYDDAINKLKSAQIGNMGADLVQIYDIGTRFMIDSGWVVPMQELIDADGWDKTQIEPNIAAYYTVGDTLYSMPFNSSTPLLYYNKDMFDKAGITQAPQSLGEIGRIAGDLVNKGGAGEPISLSIYGWFFEQFTCKQGQNYVNNGNGRKAAATTVEFDQNGAGAKTLAAWKELYDKGYAPNVGRGGDAGLADFSSGKSAMTLGSTASLKQILEDVNGKFEVGTAYFPMVSDSDKGGVSIGGASLWALNNEDEAKKAATWEFVKFLVSPESQAYWNAQTGYFPVTVKAHEEPVFKENLEKYPQFGTAIDQLHDSTPQSAGALLSVFPEARQVVETEIENMLNNGTSPDEAASKMAQQINKAIEEYNLLNE, encoded by the coding sequence ATGAAAAAGAGATTAATCGGTTATGCTGCAGCTTTACTGGCAGTATCCATGCTGGCAGGGTGCGGTGCGCCGGCGGCGGGCACGGGCGCTGCCGCTGACCCGGGCTCCCGGTCGGGCGCATCCCAGCCGGGTACATCCCAGGCAGATGGTTCTCAGGCAGGCACATCTCAGGCAGATGGTTCCCAGACAGATGCCTTTCAAAATGCAGGCGCAGAGGGCGCGTCCATCACCTTCTGGCATTCCATGGGCGGAGTGAACGGAGAAGCATTGGAGTATCTGGTTAATAAGTTTAATTCAGAAAACACCATGGGAATCCAGGTGGAGGCCCAGTATCAGGGAGAGTATGACGATGCCATCAACAAACTGAAAAGCGCCCAGATTGGCAATATGGGTGCGGATTTGGTGCAGATTTACGACATTGGAACCAGGTTCATGATTGATTCCGGGTGGGTGGTCCCCATGCAGGAGTTAATCGACGCGGACGGATGGGATAAAACACAGATTGAACCTAACATCGCCGCGTATTATACTGTAGGTGACACCTTATATTCCATGCCCTTTAACTCATCCACGCCTTTGCTGTACTACAACAAGGATATGTTTGACAAGGCGGGCATTACTCAGGCGCCTCAGAGCCTTGGGGAGATCGGCCGGATTGCCGGTGATTTGGTGAACAAGGGCGGGGCCGGAGAACCTATATCCCTGAGCATTTACGGTTGGTTTTTCGAGCAGTTTACCTGCAAGCAGGGGCAGAATTATGTAAACAACGGAAATGGACGAAAGGCAGCTGCCACAACAGTTGAATTTGACCAGAACGGAGCGGGAGCAAAGACACTGGCGGCCTGGAAGGAACTGTACGACAAGGGATACGCTCCCAATGTAGGCAGAGGCGGCGACGCGGGACTGGCAGATTTCAGCTCCGGCAAGTCTGCCATGACCCTTGGATCCACTGCTTCCTTAAAGCAGATTCTGGAAGACGTAAATGGCAAGTTCGAGGTGGGAACCGCTTATTTCCCCATGGTCAGTGACAGCGATAAAGGCGGAGTGTCCATTGGAGGAGCCTCTCTCTGGGCTCTGAACAATGAGGATGAGGCTAAGAAGGCCGCCACATGGGAGTTCGTTAAGTTCCTTGTTTCACCGGAGAGCCAGGCTTACTGGAACGCTCAGACAGGATATTTCCCTGTGACTGTGAAGGCCCACGAGGAACCTGTATTTAAGGAGAATCTGGAAAAATATCCCCAGTTCGGTACTGCTATTGACCAGCTTCATGATTCCACTCCCCAGTCAGCAGGCGCTTTGCTCAGCGTATTTCCTGAGGCCAGGCAGGTGGTTGAAACGGAGATAGAGAACATGCTTAATAATGGAACCAGCCCTGATGAGGCTGCGTCTAAGATGGCGCAGCAGATTAATAAGGCAATCGAGGAATATAACCTGCTCAATGAATGA
- a CDS encoding glycerophosphodiester phosphodiesterase, with translation MKTQIWAHRGASAYAPENTLEAFRLAAEMGADGVELDVQLSRDGELVVAHDETIDRVSNGTGYIKDYTLAQLKELSFNRLFPAFKEARIPTLLEVYELLKPAGLTVNVELKTGIILYPEIEEKVLALTASMGMEDRVIYSSFCHPSLVRLKELNSGLKTGLLYSDGWIGAADYGRRTVGVDALHPALYHMQDPDLIPAARRQGLAVNVWTVNEEPHMEMLVRQKVDAIITNRPDLCRRVVDRYTDL, from the coding sequence ATGAAGACACAGATTTGGGCCCACAGAGGCGCATCGGCTTACGCGCCGGAGAATACACTGGAGGCATTCCGGCTGGCAGCGGAAATGGGAGCCGACGGGGTGGAGCTGGATGTCCAGTTAAGCAGGGACGGTGAGCTTGTGGTGGCTCATGATGAGACCATCGACAGGGTGAGCAACGGCACAGGGTATATAAAAGATTATACCCTGGCCCAGCTTAAGGAACTGTCCTTTAACAGGCTGTTTCCCGCCTTTAAGGAGGCCCGGATTCCTACGCTTTTGGAAGTCTATGAATTGTTAAAGCCTGCGGGACTGACGGTGAATGTGGAGCTTAAGACCGGCATCATACTCTACCCTGAGATTGAGGAAAAGGTACTGGCTCTCACTGCTTCCATGGGGATGGAGGACAGGGTGATTTATTCATCCTTCTGCCACCCCAGCCTGGTAAGGCTTAAGGAACTGAACAGCGGCCTTAAGACAGGGCTTCTGTACTCGGACGGCTGGATTGGCGCGGCAGACTATGGGCGGCGTACAGTGGGGGTGGATGCCCTGCATCCGGCCCTGTACCACATGCAGGATCCGGATCTTATCCCGGCTGCCAGAAGGCAGGGACTGGCAGTGAATGTATGGACGGTCAATGAAGAACCGCATATGGAAATGCTGGTGCGGCAGAAAGTGGACGCTATCATTACTAACCGGCCGGACCTGTGCAGGCGGGTCGTTGACAGGTACACAGACCTATGA